A stretch of the Chlorobiota bacterium genome encodes the following:
- a CDS encoding peptidoglycan DD-metalloendopeptidase family protein: MNVLSQALIEPSGGGEFKFEDKECVPKELRIKSEILINDNINQLIKSGLIKPISQLQKVNAVQFSWPLKQNSNFKYNSYYGISNYIDNNSEYPKKVLDYNCGSRSYDLDNGYNHSGTDIFLFPFYWNMVYNEQVIVIAAAPGIIVGKFDGNQDKSCGFENNKTDWNALYLRHSDGNVTWYGHMKKFSLTNKQIGDSVAEGEFIGYVGSSGFSSGPHLHFEVHDSKGKILDPWEGPCNKSASLWQNQKPYYEPTINTLLTHSKEMKFNPCPQLDDINAQDTFNCSTKSIIFAAYFHDQQKGELISYKIIRPDGSIFKNWTHSSPDIYLSSYWYWKFDMPMNPEEGLWIFSATYNSNTVNHDFYYNCNVTSFEERNGSFKIFPNPVKNIITIEGLNNIKNWALIDVNGKVVFQSKRTFSENGKSNNIYYQIENNSIDVSGLPIGYYYMLITNSKNNIEEYKLLKQ, encoded by the coding sequence ATGAATGTATTGTCACAAGCTTTGATTGAGCCTAGTGGAGGGGGTGAATTTAAGTTTGAGGATAAAGAATGTGTACCAAAAGAATTAAGGATTAAATCTGAGATTTTAATAAATGATAATATTAATCAACTAATAAAATCTGGATTAATAAAACCTATATCTCAACTTCAAAAAGTAAATGCAGTTCAATTTTCATGGCCCCTAAAACAAAATTCAAATTTTAAGTACAATAGTTATTATGGAATTTCAAATTATATAGATAATAATTCTGAATATCCAAAAAAAGTTCTTGATTATAATTGTGGTTCAAGATCCTATGATTTGGATAATGGATATAATCATTCTGGTACAGATATTTTTCTATTTCCCTTTTATTGGAATATGGTTTATAATGAACAAGTAATTGTTATAGCTGCCGCTCCTGGAATTATAGTTGGTAAATTTGATGGTAATCAAGATAAAAGTTGTGGGTTTGAGAATAATAAAACAGATTGGAATGCTCTATACTTGAGGCACTCTGATGGTAATGTTACTTGGTATGGTCACATGAAAAAATTTTCCTTAACTAATAAACAAATTGGGGACTCAGTCGCTGAAGGTGAATTTATAGGTTATGTTGGAAGCTCAGGATTTTCTTCAGGTCCTCATTTACATTTTGAAGTTCATGATAGTAAAGGGAAAATTCTTGATCCATGGGAAGGACCTTGTAATAAATCAGCTTCACTTTGGCAAAATCAAAAGCCTTATTACGAGCCTACTATTAATACTCTGCTAACTCATTCTAAAGAAATGAAATTTAATCCTTGTCCACAATTAGATGATATAAATGCTCAAGATACTTTTAATTGTTCTACAAAATCAATAATTTTTGCTGCCTATTTTCATGACCAACAAAAAGGTGAATTAATTTCTTATAAAATTATCAGACCAGATGGGAGCATATTTAAAAATTGGACTCATTCTTCACCAGATATTTACCTTAGCTCTTATTGGTATTGGAAGTTTGATATGCCTATGAATCCTGAAGAAGGTTTGTGGATATTCTCTGCAACTTATAATAGTAATACTGTCAATCATGATTTTTATTATAATTGTAATGTAACTTCTTTTGAAGAAAGAAATGGTTCTTTTAAAATTTTTCCAAACCCTGTTAAAAATATTATTACAATTGAAGGCTTAAACAATATTAAAAATTGGGCACTTATTGATGTTAATGGTAAAGTTGTATTTCAAAGTAAAAGGACATTTAGTGAAAATGGTAAAAGTAATAATATTTACTATCAAATTGAAAATAATTCAATTGATGTTTCAGGCTTACCAATAGGATACTATTATATGTTGATTACAAATTCAAAAAACAATATTGAAGAATATAAATTACTTAAACAATAA
- a CDS encoding DUF547 domain-containing protein, whose protein sequence is MNKFTFNFITFFISTSILIAGNGIYDHSAFNKLLSKTVSNGKIKYSVFKSDTNFTNYLTSLEKAKPEDLSKNEQLAFWINAYNACVIKNVLDNFGIKKPTDVKGFFDVKKFKIANKNLTLNEIENDIVRAKFKEPLVHFGLVCGAVSCPPIVNKVYTGKTVMAMLSTNAKNYLASSQNKLDEAKKTIYLSKIFEWYSKDFSDKKGEIEFLKKYGTKGMQDFIKVNTDVIIDYMEYNWSLNGK, encoded by the coding sequence ATGAACAAATTTACTTTCAATTTTATAACTTTTTTTATTAGCACATCAATTCTAATTGCTGGAAATGGAATTTATGATCATTCAGCATTTAATAAATTATTAAGTAAAACTGTTTCAAATGGTAAAATCAAATATTCTGTTTTCAAATCTGATACAAATTTCACAAATTATCTTACTTCATTGGAAAAAGCAAAACCTGAAGATTTATCCAAGAATGAACAACTTGCATTTTGGATTAATGCTTATAATGCATGCGTTATAAAAAATGTATTAGATAATTTTGGAATTAAAAAACCGACTGATGTAAAGGGATTTTTTGATGTTAAAAAATTTAAAATTGCCAACAAGAATTTGACATTGAATGAAATTGAAAATGATATAGTAAGAGCAAAATTCAAAGAACCATTAGTTCATTTTGGTTTGGTTTGTGGAGCTGTAAGTTGTCCTCCAATTGTAAATAAAGTATATACAGGTAAAACTGTAATGGCTATGTTATCAACTAATGCAAAAAACTATTTAGCTAGTTCTCAAAACAAACTCGATGAAGCAAAAAAGACAATTTATCTTTCAAAAATATTTGAATGGTATTCAAAAGATTTTAGTGATAAAAAAGGTGAAATAGAATTTCTTAAAAAGTATGGTACAAAAGGTATGCAAGATTTTATAAAAGTTAACACAGATGTTATCATAGATTATATGGAATATAATTGGTCATTGAATGGTAAATAA
- a CDS encoding histidine kinase codes for MKRYFVTYLNWVLLITTNYFIVNGQDFIFKNFTTTNGLPNGLITCVSQSINKNIFVGTSEGFYKFNGYSFENLFIKNNLTHLKDPFIQSITSDNSGGIWLASRTSIERYNSITDSFSDLSKYRNLNFKYDLIHNLFFDENKFLWIAPDNRNPVVFNTNNNTMVSIPWKEWVYSHKYSTKTYLTVNKFVKKNKFETWLCTNVGLYSYNSANKKFSIYSYKDSIGRFWEYTDLWDDNKGNIYLNTGGNGIRKWDTHSNTLSEYELRHGPEPETNDYYFWNLIPFSDSILLAATYKGLMILNLRTGVYKINQIKIDMPFSILNGSVMYLFKDVEKSVWLCGYNSISRIDDILQGINFVKTNSENGLKINALCFNQNNNSIYYSKESDYALSELNQDNKSITILKDKNLYDVVKIIDDTNLIWIATHNKLICFNLLNGKNKIYEIPDSIFNPSLSSRKNRGYYIIDMVKQDNGELWLATNVGLFNFNKINNCFIKRNFTKLDLNEIWQIKFDRTFENIFICSRNPPLFIVYNLKINNYTSFEYNNNFKNTLASSLPEGVTVTPDNKIWVITDPGGISCISKLNKSYFIKNYYVQDGLPTNIFNSITSDKKGRLWMTFSNKFCCFNPVNNSSRIFDERFGVILPDTRFFISKANNEDILLCGLDGYYRFNPDSLYNKIPSFIPEVTSFKVMNKEMLQSFTKNNFVINTDYNENFFDIEFSTKNYKLIEEAKFYYMLEGVDTSFILADNSRKISYSNLSPGLYKLHLKSKNSIGEIINSLRVLEIRIHPLFIYTWYFKTFLILVFLFLTYLLYKSKIKKVERETTLIKKMYELEAKSLRAQMNPHFIFNCMNTIQSCIVSKEYNTSIIYLSKFSKLLRSVLENSENNFIPLCDEISVNTIYIELEFLRFKEEIDYSFLVDYEIEDDIILFPTLLLQPFIENAIWHGLMNKIGNKKLFVKFYIEDNRLICIIEDNGIGRIKAMEIKKNKIDSAKNESKGMDICYHRINLLNQTNSDNYHLKITDLYDNNNNPSGTRVTFNFPILYKS; via the coding sequence TTGAAAAGATATTTCGTAACATATCTAAATTGGGTTTTATTAATTACTACTAACTATTTTATAGTTAATGGTCAAGATTTTATTTTCAAAAATTTCACAACTACTAATGGTTTACCCAACGGTCTTATTACTTGTGTAAGTCAGTCTATTAATAAAAATATTTTTGTTGGTACATCAGAAGGATTTTATAAATTTAATGGTTATTCATTTGAAAACTTATTTATAAAAAATAATTTAACCCACCTAAAAGATCCATTTATTCAGTCTATTACTTCAGATAACTCAGGTGGAATTTGGCTAGCATCAAGAACTTCTATTGAAAGATATAACTCTATTACAGATTCATTTTCAGATTTATCAAAATATAGAAATCTAAATTTTAAGTATGATTTAATTCACAATCTATTTTTTGATGAGAATAAATTTCTTTGGATTGCACCAGATAACAGGAACCCAGTTGTTTTCAATACAAATAATAATACTATGGTTTCTATACCATGGAAAGAGTGGGTTTATAGCCATAAATATTCAACTAAAACTTATTTAACTGTAAACAAATTTGTAAAAAAAAACAAATTTGAAACATGGTTATGTACAAATGTTGGGCTATATAGTTATAACAGTGCAAACAAGAAATTCAGCATATATTCTTATAAGGATTCTATAGGCAGGTTCTGGGAATATACTGATTTATGGGATGATAATAAAGGGAATATCTATTTGAATACAGGTGGAAATGGTATAAGAAAATGGGATACTCATTCTAACACATTATCAGAATATGAATTAAGGCATGGTCCTGAACCTGAAACTAATGATTATTATTTTTGGAATTTAATCCCTTTTTCAGATAGTATTTTATTAGCAGCAACTTACAAGGGGCTTATGATTCTGAATTTAAGAACAGGTGTTTATAAGATTAATCAAATAAAAATTGACATGCCTTTCAGCATATTAAATGGTTCAGTAATGTACTTATTTAAAGATGTAGAAAAATCTGTTTGGCTTTGTGGTTACAACTCTATTTCGAGAATTGATGATATACTTCAAGGAATAAATTTTGTTAAAACGAATAGTGAAAATGGTTTGAAAATTAATGCCCTCTGTTTCAATCAAAATAATAACAGCATCTATTATTCAAAAGAAAGTGATTATGCATTATCTGAGTTAAATCAAGACAATAAATCAATTACAATCTTAAAAGATAAAAACTTATATGATGTAGTAAAAATTATTGATGATACAAACTTGATTTGGATTGCTACCCACAATAAATTGATTTGTTTTAATTTATTAAATGGTAAAAATAAAATTTATGAAATTCCAGATAGTATATTTAACCCATCATTGAGTTCTAGAAAAAATAGAGGTTATTATATAATAGATATGGTAAAGCAAGATAATGGTGAGTTATGGTTAGCAACAAACGTTGGATTATTTAATTTTAATAAAATCAATAATTGTTTTATAAAAAGGAATTTCACCAAACTAGATTTGAATGAAATATGGCAAATTAAATTTGATAGAACTTTTGAAAATATATTTATTTGTTCAAGGAATCCTCCATTATTTATAGTTTATAATTTAAAAATTAATAACTATACATCATTTGAATATAACAATAATTTTAAAAACACTTTAGCATCAAGTTTGCCTGAAGGAGTAACTGTTACTCCAGATAATAAAATATGGGTTATAACCGATCCAGGAGGTATTAGCTGTATTAGTAAGTTGAATAAATCCTACTTTATAAAAAATTATTATGTTCAAGATGGATTACCTACAAATATCTTCAATTCTATCACATCAGATAAAAAAGGGAGATTGTGGATGACTTTTAGTAATAAATTTTGTTGTTTTAATCCTGTTAATAATAGTTCAAGAATTTTTGATGAAAGATTTGGAGTAATTCTTCCTGACACTAGATTTTTTATAAGTAAAGCTAATAATGAAGATATACTGTTATGCGGTTTGGATGGTTATTATAGATTTAATCCTGATAGTTTATATAATAAAATTCCAAGTTTTATTCCTGAAGTTACTTCATTTAAAGTGATGAATAAAGAGATGTTACAATCATTTACAAAAAATAATTTTGTTATTAACACAGACTATAATGAGAATTTTTTTGATATAGAATTTTCTACAAAAAATTATAAATTAATTGAGGAAGCTAAATTCTATTATATGCTTGAAGGAGTTGATACATCATTTATTCTTGCAGATAACTCAAGAAAGATTTCATATTCTAATTTAAGTCCTGGATTATATAAACTTCATTTGAAATCTAAAAACTCTATTGGGGAAATTATAAATTCATTAAGAGTTTTAGAAATAAGGATTCATCCTTTATTTATCTATACATGGTATTTTAAAACGTTCTTGATTTTAGTTTTTTTATTTTTAACTTATCTTTTGTATAAAAGTAAAATCAAAAAGGTTGAAAGAGAAACTACATTAATAAAAAAAATGTACGAGCTTGAGGCAAAATCTTTAAGAGCTCAAATGAATCCGCATTTTATTTTTAACTGCATGAATACAATTCAATCATGCATTGTTAGTAAAGAATATAATACATCAATAATTTACTTATCTAAATTTTCTAAGCTTTTAAGGAGCGTTCTTGAAAATTCTGAAAATAATTTTATTCCACTTTGTGATGAAATTTCAGTAAATACAATTTATATTGAACTTGAATTTTTAAGGTTCAAAGAAGAAATTGACTATTCATTTTTAGTAGATTATGAAATTGAAGATGATATTATTTTATTCCCTACACTTTTACTTCAACCATTTATTGAAAATGCTATTTGGCATGGCTTGATGAATAAAATTGGAAACAAAAAACTATTTGTGAAATTTTATATTGAAGATAACAGACTTATTTGCATAATTGAAGACAATGGGATTGGTAGAATTAAAGCCATGGAAATTAAAAAAAATAAAATTGATAGTGCTAAAAATGAATCGAAAGGTATGGATATTTGCTATCATAGAATTAACCTTTTGAATCAAACAAATTCAGATAATTATCATTTAAAGATTACAGATCTATATGATAATAACAATAATCCTTCAGGAACAAGAGTAACTTTTAACTTTCCAATTTTATACAAATCATGA
- a CDS encoding response regulator transcription factor, which produces MIRILIVDDEQFSTNLLKLFIEKYVVTDLEVMVSNNPLEAIKILSEFKPTLLLLDVEMPLINGFDLLNLTEYRDFDIIFTTAYDKYAIKAIRFSALDYLLKPIDFIELQNAINRHIVKHDFNIKNFENTLIDNLLDNVKKNDTQTFKLALSTSDGIYFFNPKDIIRLEGDGNYTRFFFSGFKNIIISKTLKEYEELLSDYGFIRVHKSNIVNKLFVEKLDSEGMLWLKDGSKLIISRRRKEEVLKKLSN; this is translated from the coding sequence ATGATTAGGATTCTAATTGTTGATGACGAACAATTTTCCACAAATTTGTTAAAGTTATTTATTGAAAAATATGTTGTAACTGATTTAGAAGTTATGGTATCTAATAATCCTTTAGAAGCAATTAAAATCTTATCAGAATTCAAACCAACTCTACTTTTGTTGGATGTTGAAATGCCATTAATTAATGGCTTTGATTTGCTGAATTTGACAGAGTATCGTGACTTTGATATTATTTTTACAACTGCTTACGATAAATATGCTATTAAGGCTATCCGCTTTAGTGCATTAGATTATTTACTCAAACCAATTGATTTTATTGAACTTCAAAATGCCATTAACCGACATATTGTGAAACATGATTTTAATATAAAAAATTTTGAGAATACTTTAATTGATAACTTATTAGATAATGTAAAAAAAAATGATACGCAAACATTTAAATTAGCTTTATCTACTTCTGATGGTATCTACTTTTTTAATCCTAAAGATATTATCAGGTTAGAAGGTGATGGTAATTATACTAGATTCTTTTTCTCTGGATTTAAAAATATCATTATTTCAAAAACACTTAAAGAATATGAAGAATTACTTTCTGATTATGGTTTTATTAGAGTTCACAAATCTAATATTGTAAATAAATTATTCGTTGAAAAACTTGATTCTGAAGGTATGTTATGGCTCAAAGATGGAAGTAAACTAATTATTTCTAGAAGAAGAAAAGAAGAAGTATTAAAAAAACTTTCAAACTGA
- a CDS encoding T9SS type A sorting domain-containing protein, with the protein MLKFSCLLLIFTLNLSIINSSFSQVNLGVNLDGNGAFVNIINQTNRYNKVSSYDSLGWPKSDFELVLLDGRPATEWNGNIDDPEKFRINYSGLYKGSFNGSANVSVSGTSVSIENINYNQQTNTTLFDLIIGGAGNPNHGLVILNFTNTKRVLNGGNNLGITNLIINRPGYPLNTDKLFTNEFIKLCKSSNFSCYRFYNLQNVWDGEPVYPNVTTWNMRKSPYDASQLSMKNMNGKLDGWCWENMIKLANILNKDVWFCIHVSCDSTYVNNLAKLLKDSLNPSINIYIENSNEVWSPTQATHGPYTQSLANKYKISFDESYARRTIELSKWFSNVFGEQEINFKIRVILSAQQAYNGRSDNHLNFIKKTFGEPNKFIYATSTSLYFGSTKATSIDPSIINDGMIEDINNQINNTNIGTYRLNHINKAKAWGFKGGCTSYEGGPSLPEGGSLVNLGNQILSHRTKKMGDVIKNNYIQGWNKIGGGLAMYFTLFSSYNRYGCWGITDDFNNPDRNYKMKAISELIDGKTTQLNQQQTNSIERNKFIETIYPNPVLDNIIVKFKQGINLKDGENITIDLLDITGKLLITMNEKLYQNNSSIKVDCKNYSSGIYTLVFQFNNNIEYEKISIIK; encoded by the coding sequence ATGCTAAAATTTTCTTGTTTATTATTAATTTTTACACTTAATCTATCTATTATAAATTCAAGTTTTTCTCAAGTTAACTTAGGTGTTAATTTAGATGGGAATGGGGCATTTGTAAATATTATTAATCAAACTAATAGATATAATAAAGTATCAAGCTATGATTCTTTAGGTTGGCCCAAAAGTGATTTTGAATTAGTTCTACTTGATGGCAGGCCTGCAACAGAATGGAATGGCAATATAGATGATCCAGAAAAATTTAGAATAAATTATAGCGGTTTATATAAAGGTAGTTTTAATGGATCTGCTAATGTTTCTGTAAGTGGAACTAGTGTTTCAATTGAAAATATAAATTACAATCAACAAACTAATACTACACTTTTTGATCTAATAATTGGAGGTGCTGGTAACCCAAATCATGGACTTGTTATTTTAAATTTTACAAATACCAAACGAGTACTGAATGGAGGTAATAATTTAGGGATTACTAATTTGATTATTAACAGACCAGGTTATCCATTAAACACCGATAAATTATTCACAAATGAATTTATAAAGCTTTGTAAATCATCAAATTTTTCTTGTTATAGATTTTACAACCTTCAAAATGTTTGGGATGGTGAGCCAGTTTATCCTAATGTTACCACTTGGAATATGCGGAAATCTCCATATGATGCATCTCAGCTTTCTATGAAGAATATGAATGGTAAATTGGATGGCTGGTGCTGGGAAAACATGATTAAATTAGCAAATATTTTGAACAAAGATGTTTGGTTTTGTATACATGTGTCTTGCGATTCCACTTACGTAAATAATTTAGCAAAACTATTAAAAGATAGCTTGAATCCTTCAATAAATATCTACATAGAAAATAGCAATGAGGTTTGGAGTCCAACTCAAGCTACGCATGGTCCTTACACACAATCACTCGCAAATAAATATAAAATCTCATTTGATGAATCTTATGCCAGAAGAACAATTGAACTTTCAAAATGGTTTTCAAATGTTTTTGGTGAACAGGAAATCAATTTCAAAATTCGAGTTATTCTATCTGCTCAGCAAGCTTATAATGGAAGAAGTGATAATCATTTAAATTTTATTAAAAAAACTTTTGGAGAGCCTAATAAATTCATTTATGCCACAAGTACATCACTTTATTTTGGATCAACAAAAGCTACATCAATAGATCCATCAATTATTAATGATGGTATGATTGAAGATATCAACAATCAAATTAATAATACTAACATAGGTACGTACAGACTAAACCACATCAACAAAGCAAAAGCATGGGGATTTAAGGGTGGATGTACATCCTACGAAGGTGGACCTAGCTTGCCTGAAGGAGGATCATTAGTTAATTTAGGTAATCAAATTCTTTCTCATAGAACAAAAAAAATGGGTGATGTTATAAAAAATAATTATATCCAGGGTTGGAATAAAATAGGTGGAGGATTAGCAATGTATTTTACTTTATTCTCATCTTATAATAGATATGGCTGCTGGGGAATTACAGATGATTTTAATAACCCTGATAGGAATTATAAAATGAAGGCTATTAGTGAACTAATTGATGGAAAAACTACTCAACTAAATCAACAACAAACAAACTCAATTGAAAGAAATAAATTTATAGAAACAATTTATCCTAATCCTGTTTTAGATAATATTATTGTTAAGTTTAAACAAGGAATAAATTTGAAAGATGGAGAAAATATTACAATTGATTTATTAGATATTACAGGCAAATTATTAATTACTATGAATGAAAAATTATATCAAAATAATTCTTCAATCAAGGTAGATTGCAAAAATTATTCATCTGGAATTTATACTTTAGTTTTTCAATTCAATAATAATATTGAGTATGAAAAAATTTCAATTATTAAGTAA
- a CDS encoding ABC transporter ATP-binding protein, giving the protein MTTEDLIPTIDLKDVTRLYKMGDETIYALRGVTMKIFPNEYVAIMGPSGSGKSTLMNMIGCLDSPTSGEYNFEDEAVSDLSDKELAHIRNKKIGFVFQTFNLLNRSTALQNVELPLVYSGMNRFDRLERAEQTLIDVGLAERLLHKPNELSGGQRQRVAIARALVTEPSIILADEPTGNLDSKTGDEIMKLFGELWKQGHTVILVTHEEDIALYAARIIRMRDGKIESDSQNLNQKFT; this is encoded by the coding sequence ATGACTACTGAAGATTTAATTCCAACAATTGATTTAAAGGATGTTACTCGATTATATAAAATGGGAGATGAAACTATTTATGCACTAAGAGGCGTAACTATGAAGATATTTCCTAATGAATATGTAGCTATTATGGGACCCTCAGGTTCTGGTAAATCTACATTAATGAATATGATTGGATGTTTAGATTCCCCAACTTCTGGGGAATATAATTTTGAGGATGAAGCAGTTTCAGATTTGTCAGATAAAGAACTAGCACATATTAGAAACAAAAAAATTGGTTTTGTATTTCAAACTTTTAATTTACTCAATAGGAGTACAGCCTTACAAAATGTGGAATTACCATTAGTATATTCTGGTATGAATAGATTTGATCGGCTTGAAAGAGCAGAACAAACGCTAATAGATGTTGGATTAGCAGAAAGGTTACTCCATAAGCCGAACGAGCTTTCAGGAGGACAAAGGCAAAGAGTTGCTATTGCGAGAGCACTTGTTACAGAACCTTCAATAATCCTTGCTGATGAACCTACTGGAAACTTAGATTCAAAAACTGGTGATGAAATTATGAAACTCTTTGGTGAATTATGGAAACAAGGTCATACTGTTATTTTAGTTACTCATGAAGAAGACATTGCACTTTATGCTGCAAGGATAATTAGAATGCGAGATGGTAAAATTGAGAGTGATTCTCAAAACTTAAATCAAAAATTTACTTAA
- a CDS encoding efflux RND transporter periplasmic adaptor subunit, translating into MSENIIKPVVVAKPKIIIKSKKKKSRKGLIFGIIFLLIAATTSYILLKPKKDEGISIETEKISKRTVLQTVTATGIIDPDLQLKVTSEVSGEIIFLGVKEGDFVHKGQVIIKVNPQSFSAERDQAEAQVSSSLARVAQSEASLLRAIQEQTRIQGLYEKKLATTRELEITQSQVKIAEAEKLSSRYNVDQARAGVRRIMESLKKTTITAPISGVVTKLITKLGEKVVGAIQMSGTEIMTIADLSVIEAVVDVPETDVVQISLNDIADIEVDAIPNKKFKAVVSRIANSPKKSGLGTNEQMTNFEVRLRFINKDERLRPGMTSTATIGTDKKENVLTVPIQSVTTRDPKKESKKENSSKDDKEKEKEKNEDVKNVKLELNQKDKPKPIVFIKMGDSVVIKSVETGIRDDQYIEISSGLKENDEVVIGTYKAISQELEQGSKVKLEEKKKDKKESKK; encoded by the coding sequence ATGTCAGAAAATATTATTAAACCAGTGGTTGTAGCCAAACCAAAAATAATAATTAAATCTAAAAAGAAGAAAAGCAGAAAAGGACTAATATTCGGAATAATTTTTTTGTTAATTGCAGCAACTACTTCATATATTCTTTTAAAGCCAAAGAAAGATGAAGGCATATCAATTGAAACAGAAAAAATTTCTAAAAGAACAGTACTTCAAACTGTAACTGCAACAGGAATAATAGATCCTGATTTGCAACTTAAAGTAACTTCTGAAGTATCTGGTGAAATAATTTTTCTTGGTGTAAAAGAAGGTGATTTTGTACATAAAGGTCAGGTTATAATAAAAGTAAATCCTCAGTCATTCTCAGCTGAAAGAGACCAAGCAGAAGCACAAGTATCATCATCATTGGCAAGGGTAGCTCAATCAGAAGCAAGTTTGCTGAGAGCAATTCAAGAACAAACCAGAATTCAAGGATTGTATGAGAAAAAATTAGCAACTACTAGAGAATTAGAGATAACTCAATCTCAAGTGAAAATTGCTGAGGCTGAAAAGTTATCATCTAGATATAATGTAGATCAAGCTAGAGCAGGTGTAAGAAGAATAATGGAATCATTAAAAAAGACAACAATAACAGCTCCAATATCTGGAGTTGTAACAAAATTAATAACGAAATTAGGTGAAAAAGTTGTTGGAGCAATTCAAATGAGTGGTACTGAAATTATGACTATCGCTGATTTGTCTGTAATAGAGGCTGTTGTTGATGTTCCAGAAACTGATGTTGTACAAATATCATTAAATGACATTGCAGATATTGAAGTTGATGCAATTCCAAATAAGAAATTCAAAGCAGTTGTCTCAAGAATTGCAAATTCTCCAAAAAAATCTGGTTTAGGAACAAATGAACAAATGACTAACTTTGAAGTTAGACTTAGGTTTATTAATAAAGATGAAAGATTACGACCAGGTATGACTTCAACAGCTACAATTGGTACTGATAAAAAAGAAAATGTATTAACAGTTCCAATTCAATCTGTTACTACAAGGGATCCTAAAAAAGAGAGTAAAAAAGAAAATAGTTCTAAAGATGATAAAGAAAAAGAAAAAGAGAAGAATGAAGATGTTAAAAATGTTAAACTTGAACTAAATCAAAAAGATAAACCTAAGCCAATTGTATTTATAAAAATGGGTGATTCTGTTGTTATTAAATCAGTTGAAACTGGAATTAGAGATGATCAATATATTGAGATTTCAAGTGGATTAAAAGAAAATGATGAAGTTGTGATTGGAACTTACAAAGCTATTTCGCAAGAGCTTGAACAAGGATCAAAAGTAAAATTAGAAGAAAAGAAAAAAGACAAGAAAGAGAGTAAAAAATAA